The DNA window GGAGTAAGGGGGCGTAGGCGCTTTTCAGGGTGAGCTGCAGCTCGCTGGCGCTGAGCGCCCGCACGTCGGTTATCTGATTGGCGAGCTCAAGCCAGGCGTGGCGTTGGCGGTTGGCGAGCACCGCCTGGAAATTAGCCGCCGCGGCCTGGGCGTTAAAGGGTTCGCCGTTGGAGAAGGTCACATCCTCGCGCAAGGTAAACCACCAGGTTTTACCATCGGCGGAGTGGCGCCAGCGGGTCGCCAGCCAGGGCTGCACGCTGCCGTCAGCCTGATACTTCACCAGCGGTTCATAGACCATGCTTTGGGCAAACATCTGGTTGGGCGTATAGAGATGCGGATTCAGCGGGCCGACGTTCACCGGCCAGGCGGTAGTAAGCGAGTGCTGCGCGGCCTGAGCCAGCAGAGGGGCGCAGGCGACCAGCGCCAGCAGAGTGAGGCGGAAAATAGACAAGACGGCGTTCTCAGCGACAGGAAAGTATGACGATTTTAGTGATTCATCATACTTTCGGAGTAACCTGGATCAATATTGCGCCGGAAAGTATAAGTAATCCGTATGATTATGCGCAGGGGCAGGCGCCGCCTTACCCCTCAGGGCGTCCGGAACAACCCCAGCAGCGTGGCCACCTGTTCGTCGATCGGCGCCAGATCCCGCTTGACGATCAGATGCAGCGGCGTCGCGCGGCGCGCGCCGTGGCTGAGGGGCAGCCGCTTCAGCACGCCCTGATCGAGATGGGAACGAATGCGCTCTTCCGGCAGCCAGCCGAAGCCGACCTGATACATCACCGCATCAATGGCCGCGTCAATGGTGGAGAAGGTCCAGGCGTCACGCGTCGCCTGGCCATCGCCGGTCTGGTCGGCAATGCGCACCAGCGGCCATGGCGCCAGCGCGCTATCCTCCAGCGGACCGTCGAGGGCGGCGAGAGGATGGTCGCGGTGGGCGACGGCGATAAAATCAATATTCATCAGCCACTCTCCGCGGCCGGTAATATCCTGGCGGCGGGTCAGAACCATGACATCGGCT is part of the Klebsiella quasipneumoniae subsp. quasipneumoniae genome and encodes:
- a CDS encoding LysR family transcriptional regulator, which produces MHKTTLEQWALLEKVVELGSFARAAEETNRSQSSVSYNLALLQERLGVALLAPSGRRAVLTPAGELLLNQVKPLLQAFAYVETHAATLRNGARTRLDLVVDSIFPRQRLFAILRQFQQRYPQTQVRLTEVLENIDDEGAARTEADVMVLTRRQDITGRGEWLMNIDFIAVAHRDHPLAALDGPLEDSALAPWPLVRIADQTGDGQATRDAWTFSTIDAAIDAVMYQVGFGWLPEERIRSHLDQGVLKRLPLSHGARRATPLHLIVKRDLAPIDEQVATLLGLFRTP